In Cyanobium sp. ATX 6F1, the following are encoded in one genomic region:
- a CDS encoding tetratricopeptide repeat protein encodes MQKQTLIEGLRALPGDERLLRTLGSLLEGEGNWQELQQIMLEQLPRLSRGAPIETHVCYLAGKACLELGDLRQALALSTRAVQGRSDFAYSHHIHGRVLAQTGRRTEALQAQQRCAELAPAFPWCWFEIGQLHLAQGETTAAKAAFERALALQEAQDPGNTTLFRRALEGVEARAQRAERQAAALSLWPDGPPPGLDGPLAPLQELALATEQFRLFLDGLEGQPGG; translated from the coding sequence GTGCAGAAGCAGACCCTGATCGAGGGGCTACGGGCTCTGCCCGGAGATGAACGGCTACTGAGGACCCTCGGCAGTCTGCTGGAGGGCGAGGGAAATTGGCAGGAACTCCAGCAGATCATGTTGGAGCAACTGCCGAGGCTCAGCCGTGGTGCGCCCATCGAGACCCACGTCTGCTACCTAGCTGGAAAGGCCTGCCTGGAGCTGGGGGATCTGCGCCAAGCCCTCGCCCTGAGCACCCGGGCGGTTCAGGGGCGCAGCGACTTCGCCTACAGCCACCACATTCACGGGCGTGTCCTCGCGCAGACGGGCCGGCGGACGGAGGCGCTGCAGGCCCAGCAACGCTGCGCGGAGCTCGCTCCGGCCTTCCCCTGGTGCTGGTTCGAGATCGGCCAGCTGCATTTGGCCCAGGGGGAAACCACCGCCGCCAAGGCGGCCTTCGAGCGGGCCCTGGCCCTGCAAGAGGCCCAGGATCCTGGGAACACCACGTTGTTCCGGCGGGCGCTGGAGGGCGTGGAGGCCCGGGCCCAACGGGCGGAACGCCAGGCCGCGGCCCTCAGCCTCTGGCCCGATGGCCCGCCGCCTGGGCTCGATGGGCCGCTGGCCCCACTCCAGGAACTGGCCCTGGCAACCGAACAGTTCCGCCTGTTCCTCGATGGCCTCGAGGGACAGCCAGGCGGCTAG
- a CDS encoding tetratricopeptide repeat-containing sulfotransferase family protein has protein sequence MKPVAGREPLWLQRAQEARRQADRFAAAMAYLDGLAEVPTDQRPLNGLYFLGLDLEERRRILPRLQELLALAPERPLARFLLAHWLHDLGERERSLSISREVARTGLAPHRLRPDSAVGAGGQPDALIIGAPKSATTSLAAYLCGHPAIWVHPLKELHFFDNHWERGEEWYRAQFPSLRRTGSIVRLEATPDYLQTPEAPARVQSLLPEVRLIVVLREPLARAISWIGHMRTQVGLEGETEALLRQEMENLEALDPAERAQLGWFFPNALSGSLYADQLGRWRKHVPAERILLLSFEALVLNPEPVLRRVLAFLDQDPAGLPPGRTYVAYNRGREQLHPIDPNLARRCRDGVLAEAMELWLEL, from the coding sequence GTGAAGCCGGTGGCAGGGCGTGAACCCCTCTGGCTCCAGCGGGCCCAGGAGGCCAGGCGCCAGGCCGACCGCTTCGCTGCGGCCATGGCCTACCTGGATGGACTGGCCGAGGTCCCCACGGATCAGCGCCCCCTGAACGGTCTCTATTTCCTGGGCCTGGATCTGGAGGAACGGCGCCGGATCCTTCCCCGGCTGCAGGAGCTGTTGGCGCTGGCGCCTGAGCGGCCGCTGGCCCGCTTTCTGCTGGCCCACTGGCTCCACGATCTGGGGGAGCGGGAGCGCTCGCTCTCCATTAGCCGGGAGGTGGCCCGCACCGGCCTCGCTCCCCATCGCCTACGCCCCGACTCGGCCGTGGGAGCCGGCGGACAGCCGGATGCCCTGATCATCGGCGCCCCGAAATCCGCCACCACATCCCTGGCGGCCTACCTCTGCGGCCATCCCGCCATCTGGGTGCACCCCCTCAAGGAGCTGCATTTTTTCGACAATCACTGGGAACGGGGAGAGGAGTGGTACCGGGCCCAGTTTCCATCGCTGCGGCGAACCGGCTCCATCGTTCGCCTCGAAGCCACCCCCGACTACCTGCAGACACCGGAGGCCCCGGCCCGGGTGCAGAGCCTGCTGCCCGAGGTCCGCCTGATCGTGGTGTTGCGGGAACCGCTCGCGCGGGCGATCAGCTGGATCGGCCACATGCGCACCCAGGTGGGACTGGAGGGGGAGACGGAGGCGCTGCTGCGCCAGGAGATGGAAAACCTGGAGGCCCTTGATCCGGCCGAGCGTGCCCAACTGGGTTGGTTCTTTCCCAATGCCCTCAGTGGCAGCCTCTACGCCGATCAACTGGGTCGTTGGCGGAAGCATGTGCCGGCCGAGCGGATCCTGTTGTTGAGCTTCGAGGCGCTGGTGCTCAACCCCGAGCCCGTGCTGCGCCGCGTTCTGGCTTTTCTCGATCAGGATCCAGCGGGTCTTCCCCCCGGGCGCACCTATGTGGCCTACAACCGTGGACGCGAGCAGCTCCACCCGATCGATCCCAACCTGGCCCGTCGTTGCAGGGATGGGGTGCTGGCGGAGGCGATGGAGCTCTGGCTGGAGCTCTGA
- a CDS encoding FkbM family methyltransferase, with the protein MYYSQFGEDKFLIDNFLSRPGIPKFYIELGAIDGIRYSNTKTLEDEHGWSGILIEPIPSAFEKLKLNRPGNMLVNSIVGSEEGEVKFRFFNNPDLQCVSAVKSTQKESHEKQWMNLQTAENDWLADQIENDLQEIILPTQSLGGIVRRSRIPSFGLLSLDVEGHELEVLKSYDWEIPVSYILVEGSRENDADVFDYITEKGGVFECHFHINMLFSFLG; encoded by the coding sequence ATGTATTATTCGCAATTTGGCGAAGATAAGTTTTTGATTGATAATTTTCTATCTCGCCCCGGGATACCTAAGTTTTATATAGAGTTGGGCGCCATTGATGGTATTAGATATTCAAACACTAAAACACTCGAAGATGAGCACGGTTGGTCGGGCATATTGATTGAGCCCATTCCAAGCGCATTTGAAAAGCTAAAACTGAATAGGCCTGGTAATATGCTCGTCAATAGCATCGTTGGATCGGAGGAAGGAGAGGTAAAGTTTAGGTTTTTTAACAATCCAGACCTGCAATGCGTTTCCGCAGTCAAGAGCACTCAGAAAGAGTCTCACGAAAAGCAATGGATGAATCTTCAGACCGCCGAAAATGATTGGCTTGCTGATCAAATTGAAAACGATTTACAGGAGATTATATTGCCTACGCAGTCACTTGGCGGCATTGTTAGACGTTCACGAATTCCATCATTTGGCCTCCTTTCGTTGGATGTTGAAGGTCACGAACTAGAAGTGCTGAAGTCTTATGACTGGGAAATTCCCGTTTCATATATTCTTGTTGAAGGGAGCAGGGAAAATGATGCTGATGTGTTCGACTACATAACCGAGAAAGGAGGCGTGTTTGAATGCCATTTCCACATAAATATGTTGTTTTCATTTCTTGGCTAA